Genomic window (Equus quagga isolate Etosha38 chromosome 12, UCLA_HA_Equagga_1.0, whole genome shotgun sequence):
CCTTGCCTGCTCACATAGTTTCCTGGCAAAGATAAGAAGTCATTTAGTAATATGTGGTCTCATTTGAAATGTTAGTCTGCTTGAAATAAAACTTCTCTCTTTTGTGGATTCTGAAAAACACAATGAGCAAGTGAGGCCCATTAAGGGATCCAAGGGAATGAACTAAAGTCCTAAAATGGCAGTTggttctatgatggttttctcattgcAGAGCGGTCTCATACATTCAAAGTGATGCgatttctcattttcctgataAAGTGCCATTAAAGCTAAccctaaatgaaaaataagataactCCCTGGAGATTAAATGAACCctaattgtgttttattttctacaaagTGAGGCTACTGAAGTACTTTTGTGTTCTAAACCTTGCCTTCCTCAACAGGCTAATGGCCCTCCCAAATCACCAAATTGTGCTTTTGTAAATACTTATGTTTTGAACCTAACAGCTTATTTATGTGTGCCTAATGATGAACAAACACAACAATTAGCCCTGAGTTTAAAAGTATAAACACAACTGACCACCTTGAAGAATCACACACATTTTGTTAGCATCTCCCAATGAAGGAAGCAGCCAcacaaaagaaaaccataaagCTCAGTGTTAAATTATCATCAGATGCTCCATCTACAACTTTGAGACTGAATATGCTTATATCTGTGTTCTAATACAATATGTTCTCTAATAGAGACTGTTTAAAGGTGAAGTCACCGAATATCCTGTCAATTCTCCCACCTAAACATCTTAAATTCTTCTGCTTGTCTCCATCAGCACCCACCAACCCGGGTTTAGTTCAGGCCATCCCCATTTCTGTCATGGAATAAAGTTTCTGTAACCTGAACTAGGTGAACATCAGTTAGCAGGAGGGTCCTGATCCCACTGAGGTCTTTCGTGACCCTGAGCTTGCTTTTCTACTTCCTTATGACTCTAATTATCTTTCCAGACCCATGAAGACTAGTATTATGAGCATTTTTAATACGTAAGACTCAGACAAAAGAGCCACCAACCGTGAAATATGTGGATCTACATGAAATAACTATAATACAGTTATACTGATGTAGAACTAAGAGCTTCAAAAGGGAAAGATTATTCTTGTTATGTAGTTCACTAAGGCATTGAAATCCTATAAAACTATTTGGTGCTGGTGGGGAAAATGAATGGCAGAGCTCCTGGGTTTGGAATACCTATTTTTGCTCCCTTCTCATTCTTTAGAGTACTGTGGACAGAGAGCACAGACCCTAGAAAAATGCTGCAATGCCATCCTCCGATCTCCCTCTTTAGTGCCCTGCAAGGAAGACATGCCCAATGCTCCCAGTCTGCCCACTGTGTGCCCCACAAAGGCCTATGTCCTTGATTGCGTTCATGTTCAGAACCTCCTTCTGTGTTTTCCCTATCAAAAAGGCTCCTCGCCCTCAGCCATTTGCACAAAGAAAAGGGTCAGATACATGAATTCATAGTATGATGCCTCATCTCCAAAGAAGGAAGCTTCCAGGAGCAGAATTTCAGCTACcttgagaggaagggaagagaaacctAGTGAAGATGGGGTCTTCCTAATACCTCTAGTCACAAATTATTGTTGTGGTCGCCAATCTGCCCTTGTTTAACAGTGTTTCTGTGACATTCTCTGGGCTAGGCACAATTCTATTCTCCAGCTCCTTGGCTGAAACCAGCACACATTTTGTTTAAGGGCAGAGAGTTTTTCCTCTGAATAAACTTGTTTCCTCTAAAGAAACTGGCTGAGTGGTATAGCTTTGGTTGATGAGTCAGAAAATGTCGTCTCTGCTCCCTGCAACACCATTTCCTAACTACCtaaccttgggcaagccacttaacctctctgaggatCAACTTCCTAAACTCAGATCGGGATAATAATATCTCTTCTGCATCCTTACAATCggttattttaaagaataagtgagataataaatgtgaacTGGGCTTGAGATCTGTAAAATGTAAGGTATTAGTACTGATGGATGACAGCTTTCCTCACTCTGTCTGGTGATTTTAAACACATAATACAAGATCTTTCCATATTGTCGGCAATATGGAAGGAAACAGCTGCTGGTCCAAGCCAATTTTAGAAACCCGCATTTTCGCAAAAGGAAGAATCAACTTTCATCACAACAATGTTGCTGGCACAAGATGGGCACTGCCACATGACAATGTAGAGATGGCCCAGCAGGTGTCAGcagagaaccaacttttggtaTTAGGCGGGCTCATCAAGGGACGGAGGAGATGCTGGGGCCTGGCGGGCAGAGACAGGACTGGCAGGATTCTGCCATCAAATCCAGAGCTGTCCCAATTCTGGTGGGGTGCAGGTGGTTGGACCACTGAGATGGGAACAACCCTTCTGCTCCATCTATGAAGTCCCTCTCACTGGCTCCAGGATCCTCTCCCTTCAGAGGGTCCCTTCCCATTCCTCCTTCTTAGTCTGCTTCTGAGTCCCTCATCTGTCTTCAGTACCAGTGCTCCAACTTTGGAGACTTGTCTCAAGGGAAggaaggttttgtttgtttgtttagatcaATCTTGCTTTGGGAGTCACCTTTCTCTCTCCCGCTTAACACCAGAGTTGTTTTGAATATAAGATTTTCACCTACACCTCCTCCTCCTACCTTAACATTCAACTCACTCACTAGAGACAAAACCCCGGCTATTCAGATTCAACAATTTGGGTAACAAATCCAGCTTCTACAAGACAAATGGCTAATATATCGGGAGTTGGAGAGCACTGTGTCCAGCTACCAAAGAGAAGCCCATTGAATGAAGTACTAAATCTCTTACATGGTAAAGATGGTCTCTCACATTTTACTCTCATGGGGACATGATTTTACTGCAAGTATGTGTGAATCTGTGTTACCACGTGCCAAGATGAAATGGGTCCTACCATTAGGTTTTATGAGGTTGGAGGTGTTTCTTGGTTGGATGACtttgagagagagggaaatagcTCTTTGCAACAGGAGCAAACCCCAAACTGCCTGCCCAGCCCTTCTCCCCAGTCTCTAAGATCTCTAGTGAGCatacgtgtgtgtgcgtgtgtgtgtgagagagagaaagagaagtggtaCATGTCCATGAAGTGGGATATCCTAGTAATGCGGGAAAGGAAATGTCTGAGAATCTGTGAGAGGAAAGGGCAAACGGGATCAGACTCAAAATGCTGTCTGAGGCTCTGAAGCCAGATCTGTGGTTAAGAGGTCAAGGGCAGGGCTGTGGCCACATAAAGAGATGGCCACCTGCAAGTCTGCCAAACTTGGGaaatggaaaaagggaaaaggaataagTCAAGTGGCTATGGGCCTTGTGGTCCTATCGCACTGCTGTATGCCTTTCCTACCCCATATCAAAGTCTAACTATCTTCAAAAAACTCAGGAACTCTATTTAGTTCTGGAATAATTAAGGTCTCCAGGAAAAGGGAGTTGTGGCCTCCTGAGAACAATCCAAgatgtgagtatgtgtgtgtgtgtgtgtgtgtaaataggGATTCTCTAAAGCCCTAAACTCTAGTATCTAGCATCCACAGGGAACAGAAATCCTGCACCTACCACTAAATGCCAGTGCTGGGCCCAGCAGTCTGTAAATCTTCAGCTGGGAGAATGACAGGCAGCATACATGCAGATTCCTACATTGCTGCAAATCTCTCTTATCCTCAGACAGCTAGGTAAGctatgtttccttctctttctaactgtgaatatttaattatttccatctctttctttaaAACCAAGAGGCACTAtgtttgaaagaatatttaaaattaagggAGGAGGGGGTCCCAAGTCTACAGAGCAACTGCCTTTCACATGATTTTGCCCAGGGtctagaaggaaaaacaaaagcagataGCAGATCTGGACAGCTTAAGCCCTTGCAGGGTTATGTTACTGTAACAAGCAAGGCTCAGCATATACTCTCATTGAGCTTTTAGGTTCAGCGCTGTGTATCTGTGTTCCCAGGTTTGGGACAAGAATTTGCACTGGTGATTTAAGTATGGAGGCTCTGAAGACAGGGACAACCAAAGGGTAATGGGACCCATCTGTTGCTTTAGTCAATGCATACCTCTGATTTAGGCCCCTTCTTTCAATGCTAAATCTGCATAATCCTATATTGTTACATTGTAAAAGGGACCTTCTCTGGCATTGCCCATTCCCAGTATAGCAAGATAGTTTGGGGCTGTGCCTacccaggaaaggagaagaggagagttGTTTGCATTAAAGACAGCCATCAGAATTGATCAGAAACCCCTCTCATTGCGGCATCTCCACCTGCCCCAAAAGCTGTTTCAGTATAAACGACCACCTCTATTGTCCTACTGTCAATTGTGACTTGCTGATGCAGCGATGAAGCCTCAGACTAAATCATCTTTACAACTGAGATTCCTCAAAGGACAGCGCAGCTACATTTAAACTCAAGTTAATTGGGGTTAGTCAGGCCCTCATCACTCCACCTGGAGCTGGAGCCTCGTGGCTACCCGGCTCCGGGAGCCCTCGCCTCTGCCCCCAGGGCCTCCCCGCCCATCTCAATTGCTCTGGACCAGTTCATTTCGCCACAGCTCGGAGCCGCTCGGAAAGCAAAGATTAAAGGGGAAAGTCTCAgctgtatatttatattttcattgctAGAAGGGAATTGATTTCCGCGCATTTATTTTGGTAGTTGTAATACACAAGGGCGGATTTGCGTCACCCGAGCAACTTGTCGGTGGAGATAAAGTTGCACAAATATTGAAAGGGGAAGTGCTAGGAGTCATTATAGAGTTTTTCTCCGGAAGAAATAAGGATTTCTGCAGTATCCTAAAATACTAAGGCCGCTTCTATTTTGAGACCAATCTCGCAGGCACATCCGCTCATTTAGTCCGAGTTTGAGCCCATCAAAAAACAGGAGATGACCTGAACTCCGGCGAGCCTAGGATTTCCTGCTGCTGTCTTGGTTCTGAGGGGTGGGGACTAAGGATGTGGGGAGTCTGCGGGCTCAGAAAAGGCGAGGGGCCCGCAGAGAcgaggcctgggcctggggatggagttgtggggggcggggggcgtcATTTGAAAGGTTTCCCTTTATGCGTTTCCCTCCAGGAGCTCCGAGTGGGCCTGGGTGGCGCTGACGCGGTGGCAATGAAGCCGAGGACTTGAGAATGCAGAGGGGAGAGCGGGAAGTTGCAGTTTACAATCAAGCCCCAGGCGGTGCCGGGAGAGAGGAGCGCATGGCAAGGTCTGTTGGCTGCGGCAAAACCCGCGCTCGGGGCCTCGCCTTCGCCTGTCTGCCCCTGGCTAGGGGCCATGAAGTGCTGCAGATTCGGGTCGTGGGCGCCGCAAGAAACGCGGAGGGCCCGCCTTCCGCCCAGTCTGCACCCAGCGCCCACCCACGAGGGTAGCGTCTTACTTGCCGGCGGGAGGCCTGGGGTGAGGCCTAAATGAGCCTCTTTTAGAACCTGGAGTTGGGACTTAGGCCGCAGTTTGAATGTTTGCAGTCCAATTGGAATTGCAAACGATTTGAAAGTTAcactagaaaagagaagaaaagagggttTATGGCCGCGCCTACAGACGCTCGCACTAGCGACTTTCCCCGAGGGCTGTGAAGTTACGGAGAGGCCACCTCCCACCGCAGTCTCGCCAGAATCCTCAGCCGTTGCTTGCAACGCCTCCACTAGAGCCTTTCAAAGCGGGTCTATCGCCCCAAGTGGCCTTATACTTGTCACTCCTTTGCCTCTGGCTAGAAACAGGACTGGGCTTCCCGTGTCTCTCGCCTCTGGTGCCCGTGCCCTTAGCCGATCACACCCCTCCATTCAATCTCTGGAAATAACACCTCTATCCTGGCTGCAAGGAGCAGGTTAAGAAAACTCTTTAGTAAGAGAAAGATGGAGcgagaaacagaaagacagagaggaggtGTATTCTCAGTGCTGGCTGATGGGAAGTGATTAATTTCTTTCCAGGAGAAagtcaaaagtttaaaaagacagCATCTGCAACAAGAAGCTAGAACCCctagaaattaatttaatcaGCCCAGATTGTGAACTCGAGATAGGCATGGCAAGTTCACTTGCCTTCCTGGGCTTATTTGGTAACATGCCTTAGAGTTTAAccgaaataaaaaaaaaatgccacaaaaGCTTTATTGAAACTGCACTGatagtttttttgggggggaaaagtGCCACGGAAGTACAGAAGCTCTGTTAGGAGACGCTTATTAGGACAATCGAAAACAAAAGATTTCGTggtttcattattgttattattttattttcttcctgaaaatgtGCAAGAAGAGCTCATCTGGGTGGCCTGTGGTTTGtttgggagaggggtggggaaaTCCATTCTGACTATAATTTAAAAGAGAACGAATTCTTAAAATAGACATGTTGATGTTGCAGAAAACCCCCACTACACCCACCCTGCACTCTAAAGACCCAAATTGCGAATGGAAGACGGTGACCATCCCTGCAGCTTCACTGTGAGCAGGCCCAAGGGGTTCCTGGGGAAACAGTCACTAAATTGAAAGTAGTGTTTAACCCCAAGGAAATCTGCTCTTGTGGGCACTTGCAAAACAACGGACCTCACGTGATCCGGGGATGTAGCGGAGGAGGGAGGGTGACATTTCCTACAAGGTGCCGCAGAGGAGAGGGACGCGCGTGCCACTCTCTCGGGTTTCGGACGGCGGCCTGGTTTGTTGTCTCTGAGGCTCGAGGGGAAGATCTGGCTGTGTCCAAGGGAGACGCTCCGAGACATCCAtcttattttgtttgaaaagttACTCGTTCAAGTTTCACTGTGTGACAACTCGGAATACAGCTAATTTGCGACCGCTCCTCTCTTCCCCGAGGATCTCCAAGGCAGCGAGGCGGACGCGGTGCAAAATTGGGTGGGGACGCGGGGCCCCAGCATTCCCGCGGGAGAGCTCCGGCTGGGCAGCCTGGGGACGGGGACCCACGAAAGACGGAGCTTTGCAGAGGACACCGACTCTCGGGATAAAGGCCGAGAGAAGAAAAATCGGGGCAGAATGAACGAAAGAGGGGGGATCCGAGGGGGTGGCCAGTGCGTTCCGGGAGGCAGGCTTTGCACCCGCGATAAAAGGCGAGAGTACCAGCTTCCCCAGGCGAGCGCTTCAGGAGCGCTGTGACCGATTCTCCACGCCCCGGGCCGGTTCACAGCTGCAGAAGTGAGTGGAGAGGCACTCGGGCCCCTCCAGCGCGGAGGGGGGACGCGCCGATCTCCGCTCGGCCCACGCGGCAGCAGCAAACACTTTGGCGTGGCCGGGGCGTGGTCCAGGGGGCGGGCCACGCCCCTCTTTCCCAATTCCCCTCCACTCCCCGCTCCCATTGGTCACGAGGATGGCCAATGAGCGCTCGGATCGAGGTCCTACCCTGCGTCTGACTCGAAAGCTCCTGCCAAAACTTCGGGAGTTTTTAGAGAggagttttttttccctcttattacatttttttttttttttttaactaacggattattattgttgttgttttaaatttagcTCTTAGGGCTTAGCTGTTTGGGTTTTTCTTTCGGTGCCCGGCCCCTGTCTCCCCGGCTTCCCTGGCGTGTGCGGAGCCGCGGCCCCCGCCCGCCTCGCCGCTCCAGCGCCCCTAGCTCGCCTCCAGCCCGCGGGGAGCGCGGGCGTCGCGCCGCCTTTCAAGTGAGGCCAGGGGCCGAGGCTGTGACCGGCCGGGATCCGGCCCTCGCCTCCTCCCTCGGTGGCGCTAGGGCTCCCTGGCCTGTCTTCAGTGCGGACGGAGAAGCGAAAGCGGATCGTCCTCGGCTGGGCTGCCGCCTCCTCCTGGACTAGCGCGCCCCTCCCCGCgcacccactcacccatccacccGGTCCGGCCAGGCCGCGCCGGCCGCTCGGCGCGCCCCGCCAGGATGTTCGCCGCCGGGCTGGCTCCCTTCTACGCCTCCAACTTCAGCCTCTGGTCGGCCGCTTACTGCTCCCCGGCCGGCCCAGGCGGCTGTTCTTTCCCCCTGGACCCCGCTGCGGTCAAGAAACCGTCCTTCTGCATCGCAGACATCCTGCACGCCGGCGTCGGGGAGCCGGGGGCGGCCCCGGAGGGCCTGGCGGGGGCCTCGGCCGCCGCCCTCACCGCGCACTTGGGCTCGGCTCACCCGCACGCCTCTTTCCAAGCTGCGGCCAGATCCCCGCTTCGACCCACCCCGGTGGTGGCGCCCTCCGAAGTCCCGGCTGGCTTCCCGCAGCGGCTGTCTCCGCTCTCAGCCgcctaccaccaccatcatccacagcaacaacagcagcagcaacaaccaCAGCAGCAACAGCCTCCGCCTCCACCCCGGGCCGGCGCCTTGCAGCCCCCGGCCTCCGGGTCGCGAGTGGTCCCGAACCACCATCATAGCGGCTCGGCCCCGGCTCCCTCCAGCAAGGACCTCAAATTTGGAATTGACCGCATTTTGTCTGCAGAATTTGACCCCAAAGTCAAGGAAGGCAACACGCTGAGAGGTAAGGTCTTGGGCTGAAGGCCTCTGACCAGGGCCCAGACGCACTCTCAGGCCCCTGGGCCAGTTTAGGGTGCCTCTGAGTGTTTTTACAATTAAGGACAAATCGGTaaaatgagggagaagaaaatgaattgtAAGAAGACCACGAAACGTTAGGTTTAAAACTTACCTGCTTTAcgtaaaaatttttttaaaaaatgactccaGGGATGCTTTAAAAACACACGTCACAGAATCAGTATTCACAAAAGTGGTTGGCGTAAATATTTGCTAGAATAACTGTCTCTTTAACCACGTATCTAGAGAAACAACTATATTATTTGACAGGGAAAGCCCTTTTGGGGAACGTTTTCCCTTCCATTCATCTGATTTCTAGTGAAATTCCACCCAAGGaatgtagataaataaaatagactctGAACACCCAAGAGGAGAGAGCGCGGAGTGGGGGCTCCTTCGGGCGGAGGGTTTAGGTCTGTGAAATTCTTGAAAGGCACCCGAAAGTGGCTTAGTTTTGGCCGTTTTCTGTAAAGCCCTTCCTTGTTGTATGTGTGGACGTGGACATGTGGGACACGCATAGGGACGTTTCGCGCATCCCCCTGGGTCACTGTCGGGAGAGACGGATTTCAGGTCCGGAGACAGGGGTCTTTCGTGATTTCCCTCCAGGAAAACCGAACGGAGGtcgagggggaggagaggaacaAATCAGCCAAGAGAGTGTGGGTTTGCTCGAGGTGTAACCAGCTGTTTTTTTCCCTCGTCCCCAGATCTCACGTCCCTGCTAACCGGCGGACGGCCCGCGGGGGTCCACCTCCCCGGCCTGCAGCCCTCCACCGGCCAGTTCTTCGCATCTCTAGATCCCATTAACGAGGCTTCTGCCATCCTGAGTCCTTTAAGCTCGAACCCGAGAAATTCAGTTCAACATCAGTTTCAAGACACGTTTCCAGGTACGGAAACCCTCCCGAGCGAGGGCTTAATGGGAGGATCGACTGGTAGAAAACTCAAGACTGACGCCTCACCCGGCGGCAGCCCGACAGCCCTGTGTAGCAATCCCGGAGTTGGTGCGGGTGGCTACAAGTTCGGAGAGAGAAACCGAAAGATTTCTCAAGTGAACTAGCTCACGCTTCAGTCGGCTCCCGGCGGGGAAAGGAGTGGGGGGCCTGAGGAGCCAACACAGCGTGTgcgtgggtgggtggggtgggggttttCCCTAGTCTATTCCCTCGGGTGGGTGGTTTGAAAACGCAGCAAGAGATATTGCTGATTAGCATACACACATTTTGGAATGACCTCAAGCAGTTTTGCCCGAGGAGGTTCCGACTGCACGCGTGGGCGTAtgcaagtacacacacacacacacagagtagagAATCGAGGCTGTCACCTCTAGATCCTTCTGGCCCCGAAGGACATTTTCGCCCACTCTTCGCAGGCCTGATGGCCAGGCGTTAGgtttatgtttttcctttggaaTTAATCGACGAACTGCCGGGTTCTCCACTCCACACTCACTTTAGGCCTTGCCACTGACTACGGTCTTAAGAGCTGTAAAATTACTCCTTAGAGAGGCCATTCTGAAGGGCATTCTGAATGGGGGTAGAGCCGACTGTTAACGCACAACAGTATCAAGCAGCAGCGTGAGCCCCAGGCCCACGGGGCGCTGACTGGGCACTAACGCGGCGGCTCTCGTGTCTCTCTCTTGCTCCTGCGACCTCCCGGCGGCAGGTCCCTACGCGGTGCTCACTAAGGACACCATGCCGCAGACGTACAAGAGGAAGCGCTCATGGTCCCGGGCTGTCTTCTCCAACCTGCAGAGGAAAGGCCTGGAGAAGAGGTTTGAGATTCAGAAGTACGTGACCAAGCCAGACCGAAAGCAGCTGGCGGCGATGCTGGGCCTCACCGACGCGCAGGTAAGCCACCTTGGGGTCCAACGCACAGCCTCCTCGGTCGCAGCAGCGCGTGGCCCAGCCCCAAAGCCCCTCCACCTCGACCCGCTCTCCTTTTGCGGCGGAAACACAAGGTCTTGAATTTCACGAGACTTTGTGGACTTGTCAGTttgaagcaggagagaggagggggctggggtgggggggggggggggtagaagGACGGAAAGAAAAGCCCATCCCCAAAGATGTATGTCAACAAACACTGAGTGTTTATTTTGGCCAACAGGCGAAAGAACCGCCGAGAAAGCAAATAGACCGCGGGAGAATAATGATGTACTCGACTGTAGCTCAATTCGCTGTAGGAGGCAGTTTATTTCAGAGATAAAAATCCAAAGTCAAGACATTGTtcggtttttcttttttcttttttttctccgttcccccctccctcctcctacTTTTGCCGCTGCTGGATTGTGAAATCTCCAGTTGTGAGGAAGTGAAAACATCATTTCAAACGGAATTACTTAGCCCCAGTAGGGCGAGGAATCCGCTTGGAGCGGCCGCAATCAGTCTGATTTTCTAACGACATAGGCTGCGAAGAAAGTCTCCCtccggtggggggcggggggactgagggagagaaaggaaaaaggattttCTTAAAACGCCCTAGAGCATTTCAGCAGGTTCTGCCtccttgaatttttttcaaatagcagCAAATCTATCGCgcctgaatttaattttttactttttccaaattCAAGAACgggactttttatttttctttttgagtttggCAAATAGAAGAGTCCCGTTTCTTCCACATCCTGCAGCAGTGGCCCTTGATCCCTGGGTGCTGAATGTTCTAGCAGGGCAGaagccaaaggcaagaacttttTCAGAGCTCCCTtaggcgccccccccccccaatgtCTCTATGTCTTTCTGTCCTCCATTACACAactcccctccccaacacacacactggaaGAGCCCAGCCGTTTTCCACCAGCTGtggatgttatttttaaaagggaagctGGAACTTGTGTGAACGCATTGGGTGCCCCAGGGGATCGTATGTATTTATATAGATTCTCCGTCCCTACCCCCTTCTTACACTTTGCACAGGTTTAATTCCAGCGTTTTCTGAGCCCACAGAAGGATTAGTTTATCCCGGGCAGCGGCAGGTCCTTATCAGCTTCTGTGTACACACAGGCCAAGGAAATGCTTTTCTACTGAAGGTCCAGCGGTGCCCCCACCCAACTGGGATTAACTCTTTGAACCGCCTTTCCCCTCTGTACTTCCCACTTTCCTCCTTAAAAAGAATTGCTTTTGTAGGGACCTGCCTTGGGTAGTAGCAgtagaggggggggggggggggggggcaacctCGCGGGAATTCTTAACAGTGGTTTACCAAACCCTTGAAATTATGTGCAAAATCTTGggtatatgtgcatttttctgggtcAGGGGTCCATAATTAATCAGATTCTTGGGGAGGGGGGCGGCCTTGACTCAAGCGGGGTTAAGAAACATCGATTTAGAGTAGAGATCCTCGTAGTTTGGGGGCGAGGATCCCTGGCGATCTCGTTGTTTCCCTGGGCTGCCTCTCGGCCCTTgcgtttagcacagtgcctggcccgtGGCAGAGGTGCTGGGGATCATTAGCGATGCTTTCCTACCTTTGGGGGTGACGCCCGGCTGCACGCGAATCGGCTTGGAGCGAGCCTGTGTCTCATCTCAGTGTCCCTTCTTGTCTCCCGGTGCGGCGCGGCGCAGGTCAAGGTGTGGTTCCAGAACCGGCGAATGAAGTGGCGGCACTCCAAGGAGGCGCAGGCTCAGAAGGACAAAGACAAGGAGGCGGGCGAGAAGCCGTCCGGCGGAGCCCCGGCTGCCGACGGCGAGCAGGAGGAGCGGAGCCCCAGCCGCTCCGAGGGCGAGGCCGAGAGCGAGAGCAGCGACTCCGAGTCTCTGGACATGGCCCCCAGCGACACGGAGAGGACTGAGGGGGCCGAGCGGTCTCTGCACCAAACGACGGTCATCAAGGCCTCGGCCACGGGCGCCCTCCTCGCCGCCAGCGGCGCTGGGAGCGGTGGAAGcagcggcagcggcggcagcTTTGGCTTCGGCAGCCTCGGCGGCAGCAGCACCAGCGCGGGCAGCGCCAGCAGCCtgggcagcggcggcggcggcggctcctcgGAGCTGCTCCCTGCGCCCCAGCCCACCCTCAGCAGCGCTCCCAAAAGCCCCGAGCCCGCCCAGGCGCCGCTCGGCGGCCTATAGACTGCACGAGGGTGGAGAGGACCCGGGGGCCCCGCGGGCAGCCTCCCAGCCCTCCAGTGCGGGCTGGATTCGGTGCCTACTTTCTGCTGGCGGCGGGGCCAGGGCCGGAGACGCAGCGGCGGAGCCTCCTTCCCTGCGTTCACATCTGGGCCCTCGCAGCCCCGGGCTGGAGCAGCCCACTCTGCACAGAGCCCGGGGGAGTCTCAGTGGCCCCGCGAAGGCTCGCAGCCCCAGCCGCGCACTTCTCCCCGGATACGAGCAGCTCACACTGTGAAGCATTTGAA
Coding sequences:
- the HLX gene encoding H2.0-like homeobox protein, with amino-acid sequence MFAAGLAPFYASNFSLWSAAYCSPAGPGGCSFPLDPAAVKKPSFCIADILHAGVGEPGAAPEGLAGASAAALTAHLGSAHPHASFQAAARSPLRPTPVVAPSEVPAGFPQRLSPLSAAYHHHHPQQQQQQQQPQQQQPPPPPRAGALQPPASGSRVVPNHHHSGSAPAPSSKDLKFGIDRILSAEFDPKVKEGNTLRDLTSLLTGGRPAGVHLPGLQPSTGQFFASLDPINEASAILSPLSSNPRNSVQHQFQDTFPGPYAVLTKDTMPQTYKRKRSWSRAVFSNLQRKGLEKRFEIQKYVTKPDRKQLAAMLGLTDAQVKVWFQNRRMKWRHSKEAQAQKDKDKEAGEKPSGGAPAADGEQEERSPSRSEGEAESESSDSESLDMAPSDTERTEGAERSLHQTTVIKASATGALLAASGAGSGGSSGSGGSFGFGSLGGSSTSAGSASSLGSGGGGGSSELLPAPQPTLSSAPKSPEPAQAPLGGL